The following coding sequences lie in one Saccopteryx bilineata isolate mSacBil1 chromosome 5, mSacBil1_pri_phased_curated, whole genome shotgun sequence genomic window:
- the NKX3-2 gene encoding homeobox protein Nkx-3.2, with product MAVRGASTLTPFSIQAILNKKEERGGLPVSEGRPVSGGTPVAVAGAPAVCCWRLFGETDAGALGGAEDSLLASPAGTRTAPGRTAESPGGWDSDSALSEENEGGRRCADPPRAGRASRAGGTLGLVQPVCELPAAKDLEEEAAGRSDSEMSASVSGDRSPRAEDEGVGPEGARVPALGSGARGGGSGGIGPAGGAEEEEEPVVPKPRKKRSRAAFSHAQVFELERRFNHQRYLSGPERADLAASLKLTETQVKIWFQNRRYKTKRRQMAADLLASAPAAKKVAVKVLVRDDQRQYLPGEVLRPPSLLPLQPSYYYPYYCLPSWALSTCAAAAGTQ from the exons ATGGCTGTGCGCGGCGCCAGCACCTTGACGCCCTTCTCCATCCAGGCGATCCTCAACAAGAAAGAGGAGCGCGGCGGGCTGCCCGTGTCCGAGGGGCGCCCGGTATCCGGGGGCACACCAGTGGCAGTGGCCGGGGCGCCCGCTGTGTGCTGCTGGCGGCTCTTTGGGGAGACGGACGCGGGCGCGCTGGGGGGCGCCGAGGACTCGCTGCTGGCGTCGCCTGCGGGGACCAGAACGGCTCCGGGACGGACAGCGGAGAGCCCGGGCGGCTGGGACTCGGACTCCGCGTTGAGCGAGGAGAACGAGGGCGGGAGGCGCTGCGCGGACCCGCCGAGGGCCGGTCGGGCCAGTCGTGCGGGAGGGACCCTGGGCCTCGTCCAGCCGGTCTGCGAGCTGCCCGCCGCCAAGGACCTGGAAGAGGAAGCCGCAGGCCGGAGCGACAGCGAGATGTCCGCCAGCGTCTCAG GCGACCGCAGCCCGAGGGCGGAGGACGAGGGCGTTGGTCCCGAGGGTGCACGCGTGCCGGCGCTGGGCAGTGGAGcgcgcggcggcggcagcggcggcatcGGGCCGGCGGGCGGcgcggaagaggaagaggaacccGTGGTGCCCAAGCCACGCAAGAAGCGCTCGCGGGCCGCCTTCTCCCACGCGCAGGTCTTTGAGCTGGAGCGCCGCTTCAACCACCAACGCTACCTGTCCGGGCCCGAGCGCGCGGACCTGGCGGCGTCACTGAAGCTCACGGAGACGCAGGTGAAGATCTGGTTCCAGAACCGCCGCTACAAGACCAAGCGCCGGCAGATGGCCGCCGACCTCCTGGCCTCCGCGCCCGCCGCCAAGAAGGTGGCGGTGAAGGTGCTGGTGCGCGACGACCAGAGACAGTACCTGCCGGGCGAGGTGCTGCGGCCGCCGTCGCTGCTGCCGCTGCAGCCCTCCTACTATTACCCGTACTACTGCCTCCCCAGCTGGGCGCTGTCCACGTGCGCGGCCGCCGCAGGCACCCAGTGA